A genomic stretch from Arachis stenosperma cultivar V10309 chromosome 3, arast.V10309.gnm1.PFL2, whole genome shotgun sequence includes:
- the LOC130967581 gene encoding uncharacterized protein LOC130967581 — MGATSMVRGGGTRFLPLGFSMEPLSPGCDSSSRVNSSSYAEKPSDQDINATRFGDVEFEFLGDISLLDNNNGHHDDDLSHRHNNDPMQFDDDEEEEEDGDSNNNNGDANESITFWQNQYQLLQANIQRTSSLESRIRNEAKEAVEELRRSPEMVCSCSGSGRQVDASSCRNCLMRQVSRRLHGAGFDSAICKTKWRTSPNLPAGEHTFVDVIDNTSSKRGDIIRVIIEVNFRAEFEMAKTCEEYNRLVQRLPEVFVGKVERLNNIIKVLCMGAKRCMKENKMHMGPWRKQRYMSAKWLGPCDRNTSTTPLSMGHSQSKRMPKPKAKASMLTVDLHHLTPAVKVL, encoded by the exons ATGGGTGCTACGTCGATGGTTCGAGGTGGAGGCACCAGGTTTCTCCCTTTGGGTTTCAGCATGGAACCGTTGTCGCCGGGGTGTGACAGCAGCAGCAGGGTCAATTCTTCTTCCTATGCAGAGAAACCTTCAGATCAAGATATTAATGCAACTAGATTTGGCGATGTGGAGTTTgagtttcttggtgatatttcCCTCCTTGATAATAATAATGGTCATCATGATGATGACCTCTCTCACCGCCATAACAATGATCCTATGCAGTTTGACGacgatgaagaagaagaagaagacggtGATAGTAACAACAATAACGGTGACGCTAACGAGAGCATAACCTTCTGGCAAAACCAGTACCAGCTCTTGCAg GCGAACATACAGAGAACAAGTTCGTTGGAATCGCGGATAAGGAATGAGGCGAAAGAGGCGGTTGAGGAGCTAAGGAGGTCGCCGGAGATGGTGTGCAGTTGCAGCGGGAGCGGGAGACAGGTGGATGCCAGCTCATGCCGTAATTGCCTCATGAGACAAGTCTCCAGGCGCCTCCACGGTGCCGGTTTTGACAGTGCTATTTGCAAAACCAAATGGAGAACCTCGCCCAACCTTCCAGCAG GAGAGCACACTTTTGTGGACGTGATAGATAATACAAGCTCCAAGAGAGGAGACATTATTAGGGTGATCATAGAAGTGAACTTCCGAGCAGAGTTTGAGATGGCGAAGACTTGTGAGGAATACAACCGCCTGGTGCAGCGGCTGCCGGAGGTTTTCGTGGGGAAGGTGGAGAGACTAAATAACAtaatcaaagtgttgtgcatgGGAGCAAAGAGGTGCATGAAGGAGAACAAAATGCACATGGGACCATGGAGGAAGCAAAGATACATGAGTGCTAAGTGGCTGGGTCCATGTGATAGGAACACTTCAACAACACCGCTTTCAATGGGACACTCTCAGTCTAAGAGAATGCCTAAGCCAAAGGCAAAGGCATCCATGCTGACAGTGGATCTGCACCACCTAACGCCGGCTGTTAAAGTTCTCTAA